A region from the Lemur catta isolate mLemCat1 chromosome 7, mLemCat1.pri, whole genome shotgun sequence genome encodes:
- the TRPT1 gene encoding tRNA 2'-phosphotransferase 1 isoform X1, which produces MVLKGVPTRQCSPQVLAMNSSGEGRQEAAGPRGRRAHRPREQDRDVQLSKALSYALRHGALKLGLPMGADGFVPMGALLQLPQFRSFSAEDVQRVVDTNGKQRFALQPGDPSTGPLIRANQGHSLQVPELELMPLETPQALPLMLVHGTFWKHWPSILLKGLSCRGRTHIHLAPGLPGDPGVISGIRPNCEIAVFINGPLALAADGIPFFRSANGVILTPGNADGFLLPKYFKEALQLCPTRKPLSLAGDKETEDQSGPKQSPRGKRMIQQ; this is translated from the exons ATGGTCCTTAAAGGAGTCCCCACACGGCAGTGCTCCCCACAGGTCTTGGCCATGAACTCCTctggagaagggaggcaggaagcagcaggGCCCAGGGGCAGAAGGGCTCACAGACCCCGGGAACAG GACCGAGATGTGCAGCTGTCCAAGGCTCTGTCCTATGCCCTGCGACATGGGGCCTTGAAGCTGGGACTTCCTATGGGGGCCG ATGGCTTCGTGCCCATGGGTGCCCTCCTGCAGCTGCCCCAGTTCCGCAGCTTCTCAGCTGAAGATGTGCAGCGTGTGGTGGACACCAATGGGAAGCAGCGGTTTGCCCTGCAGCCGGGGGATCCCAGTACAGGCCCTCTCATCCGAGCCAATCAGGGACACTCTCtgcag GTACCTGAGTTGGAGCTGATGCCTCTGGAGACGCCGCAGGCCCTGCCCCTGATGCTAGTCCATGGTACATTTTGGAAGCACTGGCCATCCATCCTGCTAAAGGGCCTGTCCTGCCGGGGAAGGACGCACATCCACCTGGCCCCAGGACTGCCTGGGGACCCTGGTGTCATAAGTG GCATACGGCCAAACTGTGAAATAGCTGTGTTCATCAATGGACCCCTGGCCCTGGCAG CAGATGGAATACCCTTCTTCCGCTCTGCCAATGGGGTGATCCTGACTCCAGGGAATGCTGATGGCTTCCTGCTTCCCAAGTACTTCAAAGAGGCCCTGCAGCTCTGCCCCACCC GAAAGCCCCTCTCCTTGGCTGGTGATAAAGAGACAGAGGATCAGAGTGGCCCCAAGCAGAGCCCCAGAGGAAAGAGGATGAtccaacaataa
- the TRPT1 gene encoding tRNA 2'-phosphotransferase 1 isoform X2 → MVLKGVPTRQCSPQVLAMNSSGEGRQEAAGPRGRRAHRPREQDRDVQLSKALSYALRHGALKLGLPMGADGFVPMGALLQLPQFRSFSAEDVQRVVDTNGKQRFALQPGDPSTGPLIRANQGHSLQVPELELMPLETPQALPLMLVHGTFWKHWPSILLKGLSCRGRTHIHLAPGLPGDPGVISGIRPNCEIAVFINGPLALADGIPFFRSANGVILTPGNADGFLLPKYFKEALQLCPTRKPLSLAGDKETEDQSGPKQSPRGKRMIQQ, encoded by the exons ATGGTCCTTAAAGGAGTCCCCACACGGCAGTGCTCCCCACAGGTCTTGGCCATGAACTCCTctggagaagggaggcaggaagcagcaggGCCCAGGGGCAGAAGGGCTCACAGACCCCGGGAACAG GACCGAGATGTGCAGCTGTCCAAGGCTCTGTCCTATGCCCTGCGACATGGGGCCTTGAAGCTGGGACTTCCTATGGGGGCCG ATGGCTTCGTGCCCATGGGTGCCCTCCTGCAGCTGCCCCAGTTCCGCAGCTTCTCAGCTGAAGATGTGCAGCGTGTGGTGGACACCAATGGGAAGCAGCGGTTTGCCCTGCAGCCGGGGGATCCCAGTACAGGCCCTCTCATCCGAGCCAATCAGGGACACTCTCtgcag GTACCTGAGTTGGAGCTGATGCCTCTGGAGACGCCGCAGGCCCTGCCCCTGATGCTAGTCCATGGTACATTTTGGAAGCACTGGCCATCCATCCTGCTAAAGGGCCTGTCCTGCCGGGGAAGGACGCACATCCACCTGGCCCCAGGACTGCCTGGGGACCCTGGTGTCATAAGTG GCATACGGCCAAACTGTGAAATAGCTGTGTTCATCAATGGACCCCTGGCCCTGGCAG ATGGAATACCCTTCTTCCGCTCTGCCAATGGGGTGATCCTGACTCCAGGGAATGCTGATGGCTTCCTGCTTCCCAAGTACTTCAAAGAGGCCCTGCAGCTCTGCCCCACCC GAAAGCCCCTCTCCTTGGCTGGTGATAAAGAGACAGAGGATCAGAGTGGCCCCAAGCAGAGCCCCAGAGGAAAGAGGATGAtccaacaataa
- the TRPT1 gene encoding tRNA 2'-phosphotransferase 1 isoform X3: MNSSGEGRQEAAGPRGRRAHRPREQDRDVQLSKALSYALRHGALKLGLPMGADGFVPMGALLQLPQFRSFSAEDVQRVVDTNGKQRFALQPGDPSTGPLIRANQGHSLQVPELELMPLETPQALPLMLVHGTFWKHWPSILLKGLSCRGRTHIHLAPGLPGDPGVISGIRPNCEIAVFINGPLALAADGIPFFRSANGVILTPGNADGFLLPKYFKEALQLCPTRKPLSLAGDKETEDQSGPKQSPRGKRMIQQ; this comes from the exons ATGAACTCCTctggagaagggaggcaggaagcagcaggGCCCAGGGGCAGAAGGGCTCACAGACCCCGGGAACAG GACCGAGATGTGCAGCTGTCCAAGGCTCTGTCCTATGCCCTGCGACATGGGGCCTTGAAGCTGGGACTTCCTATGGGGGCCG ATGGCTTCGTGCCCATGGGTGCCCTCCTGCAGCTGCCCCAGTTCCGCAGCTTCTCAGCTGAAGATGTGCAGCGTGTGGTGGACACCAATGGGAAGCAGCGGTTTGCCCTGCAGCCGGGGGATCCCAGTACAGGCCCTCTCATCCGAGCCAATCAGGGACACTCTCtgcag GTACCTGAGTTGGAGCTGATGCCTCTGGAGACGCCGCAGGCCCTGCCCCTGATGCTAGTCCATGGTACATTTTGGAAGCACTGGCCATCCATCCTGCTAAAGGGCCTGTCCTGCCGGGGAAGGACGCACATCCACCTGGCCCCAGGACTGCCTGGGGACCCTGGTGTCATAAGTG GCATACGGCCAAACTGTGAAATAGCTGTGTTCATCAATGGACCCCTGGCCCTGGCAG CAGATGGAATACCCTTCTTCCGCTCTGCCAATGGGGTGATCCTGACTCCAGGGAATGCTGATGGCTTCCTGCTTCCCAAGTACTTCAAAGAGGCCCTGCAGCTCTGCCCCACCC GAAAGCCCCTCTCCTTGGCTGGTGATAAAGAGACAGAGGATCAGAGTGGCCCCAAGCAGAGCCCCAGAGGAAAGAGGATGAtccaacaataa
- the TRPT1 gene encoding tRNA 2'-phosphotransferase 1 isoform X4: protein MNSSGEGRQEAAGPRGRRAHRPREQDRDVQLSKALSYALRHGALKLGLPMGADGFVPMGALLQLPQFRSFSAEDVQRVVDTNGKQRFALQPGDPSTGPLIRANQGHSLQVPELELMPLETPQALPLMLVHGTFWKHWPSILLKGLSCRGRTHIHLAPGLPGDPGVISGIRPNCEIAVFINGPLALADGIPFFRSANGVILTPGNADGFLLPKYFKEALQLCPTRKPLSLAGDKETEDQSGPKQSPRGKRMIQQ from the exons ATGAACTCCTctggagaagggaggcaggaagcagcaggGCCCAGGGGCAGAAGGGCTCACAGACCCCGGGAACAG GACCGAGATGTGCAGCTGTCCAAGGCTCTGTCCTATGCCCTGCGACATGGGGCCTTGAAGCTGGGACTTCCTATGGGGGCCG ATGGCTTCGTGCCCATGGGTGCCCTCCTGCAGCTGCCCCAGTTCCGCAGCTTCTCAGCTGAAGATGTGCAGCGTGTGGTGGACACCAATGGGAAGCAGCGGTTTGCCCTGCAGCCGGGGGATCCCAGTACAGGCCCTCTCATCCGAGCCAATCAGGGACACTCTCtgcag GTACCTGAGTTGGAGCTGATGCCTCTGGAGACGCCGCAGGCCCTGCCCCTGATGCTAGTCCATGGTACATTTTGGAAGCACTGGCCATCCATCCTGCTAAAGGGCCTGTCCTGCCGGGGAAGGACGCACATCCACCTGGCCCCAGGACTGCCTGGGGACCCTGGTGTCATAAGTG GCATACGGCCAAACTGTGAAATAGCTGTGTTCATCAATGGACCCCTGGCCCTGGCAG ATGGAATACCCTTCTTCCGCTCTGCCAATGGGGTGATCCTGACTCCAGGGAATGCTGATGGCTTCCTGCTTCCCAAGTACTTCAAAGAGGCCCTGCAGCTCTGCCCCACCC GAAAGCCCCTCTCCTTGGCTGGTGATAAAGAGACAGAGGATCAGAGTGGCCCCAAGCAGAGCCCCAGAGGAAAGAGGATGAtccaacaataa
- the TRPT1 gene encoding tRNA 2'-phosphotransferase 1 isoform X5, with the protein MGADGFVPMGALLQLPQFRSFSAEDVQRVVDTNGKQRFALQPGDPSTGPLIRANQGHSLQVPELELMPLETPQALPLMLVHGTFWKHWPSILLKGLSCRGRTHIHLAPGLPGDPGVISGIRPNCEIAVFINGPLALAADGIPFFRSANGVILTPGNADGFLLPKYFKEALQLCPTRKPLSLAGDKETEDQSGPKQSPRGKRMIQQ; encoded by the exons ATGGGGGCCG ATGGCTTCGTGCCCATGGGTGCCCTCCTGCAGCTGCCCCAGTTCCGCAGCTTCTCAGCTGAAGATGTGCAGCGTGTGGTGGACACCAATGGGAAGCAGCGGTTTGCCCTGCAGCCGGGGGATCCCAGTACAGGCCCTCTCATCCGAGCCAATCAGGGACACTCTCtgcag GTACCTGAGTTGGAGCTGATGCCTCTGGAGACGCCGCAGGCCCTGCCCCTGATGCTAGTCCATGGTACATTTTGGAAGCACTGGCCATCCATCCTGCTAAAGGGCCTGTCCTGCCGGGGAAGGACGCACATCCACCTGGCCCCAGGACTGCCTGGGGACCCTGGTGTCATAAGTG GCATACGGCCAAACTGTGAAATAGCTGTGTTCATCAATGGACCCCTGGCCCTGGCAG CAGATGGAATACCCTTCTTCCGCTCTGCCAATGGGGTGATCCTGACTCCAGGGAATGCTGATGGCTTCCTGCTTCCCAAGTACTTCAAAGAGGCCCTGCAGCTCTGCCCCACCC GAAAGCCCCTCTCCTTGGCTGGTGATAAAGAGACAGAGGATCAGAGTGGCCCCAAGCAGAGCCCCAGAGGAAAGAGGATGAtccaacaataa